From Wolbachia endosymbiont (group A) of Longitarsus flavicornis, the proteins below share one genomic window:
- the rpsB gene encoding 30S ribosomal protein S2 yields MASLPEVTVRDLAGSGVHFGHKISRWNAKMAPYIYGVHQENRIHIIDLRKTLPLLQVAMKALYDVASQGGRILFVGTKFQAFDIIASEAIRCGQYYVNHRWLGGMLTNWDTVSSSIKTLMQYEKILNDEDSVLTKKELGNIEKKKQKLDKALGGIREMGAIPDILFIIDTNKEHIAVKEAKKLGIPIVAILDTNSDPDGITYLIPGNDDSRKSIELYCKLATDSILAGIESSLARSGVKIDDIRGDEFIQEKEGGIVQTKRRRSKVYKEEEREVVTNEDESR; encoded by the coding sequence ATGGCAAGTTTGCCTGAAGTCACTGTGCGTGATTTAGCCGGATCTGGTGTACATTTTGGTCACAAAATTAGTCGCTGGAACGCAAAAATGGCTCCATATATATATGGGGTACATCAAGAAAATCGTATACATATAATTGACTTGCGAAAAACATTACCATTGCTACAGGTAGCCATGAAGGCTTTATATGACGTTGCATCTCAAGGTGGTCGCATTCTATTTGTTGGTACAAAATTTCAAGCTTTTGATATTATTGCAAGTGAAGCGATTCGTTGTGGTCAATATTATGTGAATCATCGATGGCTTGGCGGTATGCTTACTAATTGGGACACTGTTTCTTCTTCGATAAAAACCTTGATGCAATATGAGAAAATATTAAATGACGAGGATAGCGTTTTAACAAAGAAAGAATTGGGGAACATTGAAAAGAAAAAGCAAAAGCTTGATAAGGCGCTTGGCGGTATTAGAGAAATGGGAGCAATTCCTGATATCTTATTCATCATTGATACTAATAAAGAGCATATAGCGGTTAAGGAGGCTAAAAAGTTAGGAATTCCAATAGTTGCAATACTTGATACTAATTCTGATCCAGATGGTATTACTTATCTAATACCTGGAAATGATGACTCAAGAAAATCAATAGAGCTCTATTGTAAATTAGCTACCGATTCTATATTAGCTGGAATAGAGTCTAGTCTAGCAAGATCTGGAGTTAAGATTGATGATATAAGGGGTGATGAGTTTATTCAAGAAAAAGAAGGTGGTATTGTGCAAACTAAAAGGAGACGTAGTAAAGTTTACAAAG
- the yajC gene encoding preprotein translocase subunit YajC → MFISEVFAADATSNASSISASFASFIPLILIFVVFYFLIIRPQQKKLKEHRKMIDQIKRGDTVITSGGIIGEVNKVDEANAQFIIEIAPKVEIKVLKSAISEVLSKETQKVAAKPIKKVKSKE, encoded by the coding sequence ATGTTCATTTCTGAAGTTTTTGCAGCAGATGCAACTAGCAATGCATCAAGTATCAGCGCATCTTTTGCTAGTTTTATTCCACTGATTTTAATATTTGTGGTATTTTATTTTCTCATTATTCGTCCGCAACAAAAAAAACTAAAAGAACATAGAAAGATGATAGATCAAATAAAGCGTGGTGATACAGTCATTACTTCTGGTGGAATAATAGGTGAAGTTAATAAAGTTGATGAGGCAAATGCACAATTTATAATAGAAATAGCACCAAAAGTTGAGATAAAAGTCCTAAAGTCCGCTATATCTGAGGTTTTAAGCAAAGAAACTCAAAAAGTAGCAGCTAAACCAATTAAAAAGGTAAAATCGAAAGAATGA
- the glmS gene encoding glutamine--fructose-6-phosphate transaminase (isomerizing) — protein MCGIFGVVSSGDSVIPTLLTGLQKLEYRGYDSSGIAIINNEGKIEVKKSEGKVERLCEVVDDSKMSHSTVGIAHTRWATHGVPGLKNAHPIRTNNVVVAHNGIIENYNLLKKGLEERGMSFHTDTDTEIIPNMLTLYLDEGLSPIDSLFKCLNNLHGSFALVLLFAEYPDALFVAKRNLPLAIGYNCNTVFAASDFNALSAFVERISHLEDDDIAVIKSSGVSIYNNGTQVKRSIENSSPSDFLISKNGYPSFMLKEIFEQPRALNKTINQFYKQYKEVIFANKKLFSELSYITIVGCGSSYFAGLIAKYWLESIAQVRVYLEISSEFRYSNVKLEEGSIGLFISQSGETADTIEALRYAKSQKQTIISITNTFSSSIEKISDIVLHTLAGPEIGVASTKTFSAQLATLACFVVELGKIKGVLGGERIKQLSNAINSIPKYVEHVLNVMKIQHISGSILEHNNVILIGRGSSYGVAMEGALKIKELSYINTIGIAAGEMKHGSIALIDSTVLVIAIIPYDDLFFKTLSNIQEIIARKGKVIAFSDKQGTPFLREVCADVVQLPDADNFISPIIYSVAMQFLAYFTAAKKGLDVDCPRNLAKSVTVE, from the coding sequence GTGTGCGGAATATTTGGTGTAGTAAGTAGCGGTGATTCAGTAATACCAACTTTACTAACTGGGTTGCAAAAATTGGAATATAGGGGATATGACTCTTCAGGTATAGCAATCATAAATAACGAAGGTAAGATAGAAGTCAAAAAATCAGAAGGTAAAGTCGAAAGGTTATGTGAAGTTGTTGATGACAGCAAGATGTCTCACAGTACAGTTGGTATAGCACATACTCGCTGGGCTACACATGGAGTTCCAGGCCTTAAAAATGCTCATCCCATTCGTACAAATAATGTTGTTGTTGCTCATAACGGCATAATTGAGAATTACAATCTGCTAAAAAAGGGCCTAGAAGAAAGGGGCATGTCATTCCATACTGACACTGACACAGAGATCATACCAAACATGCTAACCTTATATCTTGATGAAGGATTGTCGCCAATTGATTCTCTATTTAAGTGTTTAAACAACTTACATGGCTCATTTGCCTTGGTCTTATTATTTGCAGAATATCCAGACGCCTTATTTGTTGCGAAGAGAAATTTGCCTTTAGCAATAGGCTATAACTGTAACACAGTGTTTGCTGCATCTGACTTTAATGCTTTAAGTGCATTTGTGGAAAGAATATCGCATTTGGAAGATGATGACATTGCAGTGATAAAATCTAGTGGAGTTAGTATATACAACAATGGTACACAAGTTAAACGCAGTATAGAAAATAGTAGTCCAAGTGATTTTCTAATTAGCAAAAATGGTTACCCTAGCTTCATGTTAAAAGAGATTTTTGAGCAACCGCGTGCACTAAACAAAACAATAAATCAATTTTACAAGCAATATAAAGAGGTAATATTTGCTAACAAAAAATTGTTTTCTGAGCTGAGTTACATTACTATAGTTGGATGCGGGTCATCTTATTTTGCTGGGCTAATAGCGAAGTATTGGCTGGAAAGTATTGCTCAAGTTCGAGTATATCTAGAAATCTCATCAGAATTTAGGTATAGCAACGTCAAGCTGGAAGAAGGCAGTATTGGGTTATTCATTTCTCAATCTGGTGAAACTGCAGATACCATAGAAGCGCTGCGTTATGCAAAATCACAGAAGCAAACAATCATTAGTATAACTAATACATTTAGCAGCAGCATTGAAAAGATCTCAGATATTGTGTTACATACTCTTGCTGGGCCAGAAATTGGTGTTGCTTCAACAAAAACCTTCTCTGCGCAACTTGCAACTTTAGCATGCTTTGTCGTGGAGCTTGGAAAAATAAAAGGTGTACTGGGTGGAGAGAGAATAAAACAGCTAAGCAACGCTATTAACTCTATTCCCAAGTATGTTGAGCATGTTTTAAATGTGATGAAAATACAACATATATCAGGCAGCATATTAGAACACAATAACGTTATTTTAATTGGCAGAGGAAGTTCATACGGAGTTGCAATGGAAGGTGCATTGAAGATAAAAGAGCTTTCATACATCAATACAATTGGTATTGCAGCGGGAGAAATGAAGCACGGTTCTATTGCTTTAATAGACTCTACTGTGCTTGTTATAGCAATTATCCCTTATGATGATTTATTCTTTAAAACGCTATCTAATATACAAGAGATTATTGCAAGAAAAGGCAAAGTAATTGCCTTCAGTGATAAGCAAGGAACGCCATTCCTAAGGGAAGTTTGCGCAGATGTGGTGCAACTTCCAGACGCTGATAATTTTATCTCTCCAATCATCTACAGTGTTGCTATGCAATTCCTTGCTTACTTTACTGCAGCAAAAAAAGGGTTAGATGTGGATTGTCCGAGAAATTTAGCTAAGTCTGTTACGGTCGAGTAG
- a CDS encoding recombinase family protein, with protein MGFKEGQMVTVCLYARVSSGKQVEGNTIESQIAALEKQINLDGYKLLSEYKFIDNGYSGSHLVRPDLEKLRDKVTEGKIDKIYIHSPDRLSRKYAYQMVLIEEFERAGAKVVFLNYEINGNPESQLLLQMQGMIAEYERAKIMERSRRGKIYAANKGCVNVMGGAPYGYRYIDKHMGGGQALFEINEEEADVVRKVFLWVGRERTSIGEVCRRLNTMSIKTQKGKERWNKGTIWSMLKNPAYKGQAAFGRRRLGVRLKQVRPQKGSCEQPKSNHSVYPVEKANWIYIKVPNIVDEDIFDIVQEQLAENRKIARTRKRGAKYLLQGLVICKRCNYGCYGTCMKSRREEEGGHYAYYRCSGKDSYRFGGNKICDNKLIRSDALETAVWEEVKQLLKNPNRVLEEYKRRLSELKKSSLDQKSDLLEKQENKLKRGIARLIDGYAQEYINQEEFEPRIKAMKQSLKTIEEEKKKIFYQKELEQEVTLVVTNLEDFSSNITLNLDNADWLTKRDIIRTLVKRIEINLEDVNVVFRVKELPNSSGHNGEENKNLQHCRRCIYDGSTQRCHPSSPFGVIPVSSTGMTPS; from the coding sequence ATGGGATTCAAGGAGGGTCAAATGGTAACAGTATGTTTATATGCGAGAGTTTCTTCGGGGAAACAAGTAGAAGGAAATACGATAGAAAGTCAAATTGCAGCTTTAGAGAAGCAAATTAATCTGGACGGATACAAATTGTTAAGTGAGTATAAATTTATTGATAACGGCTACAGTGGATCTCATTTAGTCCGCCCTGATTTAGAAAAATTACGTGATAAAGTAACAGAAGGTAAAATTGATAAGATTTACATTCATTCTCCTGATCGTTTATCTAGAAAATATGCATATCAAATGGTGCTGATTGAAGAATTTGAAAGAGCAGGAGCAAAAGTGGTTTTTTTAAATTATGAGATTAACGGTAACCCAGAATCTCAATTACTGTTACAAATGCAAGGTATGATAGCAGAATATGAACGTGCGAAAATTATGGAACGAAGTCGTCGTGGTAAAATCTATGCAGCTAACAAAGGCTGTGTAAATGTAATGGGAGGGGCTCCTTATGGTTATCGTTATATAGATAAACATATGGGAGGAGGACAAGCTTTATTTGAGATTAACGAAGAAGAAGCTGATGTCGTTCGCAAAGTATTTTTGTGGGTAGGCAGAGAAAGAACAAGTATTGGGGAAGTATGTCGTCGGCTAAATACTATGTCCATTAAGACACAAAAAGGAAAAGAACGCTGGAATAAAGGTACAATTTGGAGTATGTTGAAAAACCCTGCTTACAAAGGACAAGCAGCCTTTGGTAGAAGAAGGTTAGGAGTAAGATTAAAACAAGTAAGACCACAGAAAGGCTCTTGTGAGCAGCCAAAAAGTAACCATTCTGTCTATCCTGTTGAAAAAGCAAATTGGATTTATATTAAAGTGCCAAATATAGTAGATGAAGATATATTTGATATTGTTCAAGAACAATTAGCTGAAAATAGAAAAATAGCAAGGACAAGAAAAAGAGGAGCAAAGTACTTACTACAAGGTTTAGTCATATGTAAGCGTTGTAATTACGGATGTTACGGAACTTGCATGAAAAGTAGACGAGAAGAAGAAGGTGGCCATTATGCATATTACCGTTGTAGTGGTAAAGATTCTTACCGTTTTGGTGGTAATAAGATTTGTGACAATAAACTCATCCGCTCAGATGCATTAGAAACAGCTGTGTGGGAAGAGGTTAAGCAGTTATTGAAAAATCCAAATAGGGTTTTAGAAGAATACAAGCGTAGGCTTTCAGAACTAAAAAAATCATCATTGGATCAAAAAAGCGACCTGCTAGAGAAACAAGAAAATAAATTAAAACGTGGTATTGCTAGACTTATTGATGGTTATGCTCAAGAATATATCAATCAAGAGGAATTTGAACCACGAATTAAAGCAATGAAACAAAGCTTAAAAACAATTGAAGAAGAGAAGAAAAAGATATTTTATCAAAAGGAATTAGAACAGGAGGTCACTCTGGTTGTGACCAATTTAGAAGACTTTTCTTCCAATATTACGTTAAACCTTGATAACGCAGACTGGCTAACTAAACGTGATATTATCAGAACATTGGTCAAGAGAATTGAAATTAACCTTGAGGACGTAAATGTGGTATTTCGCGTAAAAGAGCTACCGAACTCTTCTGGACATAATGGAGAGGAAAATAAAAATTTGCAACATTGTCGTAGGTGTATTTATGACGGCAGTACCCAGAGGTGTCATCCGAGTAGCCCCTTCGGTGTCATCCCAGTGTCAAGCACTGGGATGACACCCTCCTAG